One Brassica oleracea var. oleracea cultivar TO1000 chromosome C7, BOL, whole genome shotgun sequence genomic window carries:
- the LOC106306876 gene encoding gibberellin receptor GID1C, which translates to MAGSDQVNLIESKTVVPLNTWVLISNFKLAYNLLRRPDGTFNRHLAEFLDRKVPANANPVNGVFSFDVIMDRQTNLLSRVYRPAFAGDPPSFTDLQKPVDGEVVPVIVFFHGGSFVHSSANSAIYDTLCRRLVGLCGSVVVSVNYRRAPENRYPCAYDDGWTALKWVNSRPWLQSKKDSKVHIFLAGDSSGGNIAHNVAVRAVESGIGVLGNILLNPMFGGTERTESETRLDGKYFVTVRDRDWYWRAFLPEGEDREHPACSPFGPKSKSLEGLSFPKSLVVVAGLDLIQDWQLKYAEGLKRAGQEVKLLYLDQATIGFYLLPNNNHFHTVMEEIAAFVNAECQ; encoded by the exons ATGGCTGGGAGCGATCAAGTTAACCTTATTGAGAGCAAG ACAGTGGTTCCTCTCAATACATGGGTTTTGATATCCAACTTCAAGCTAGCCTACAACCTCCTCCGCCGCCCGGACGGAACCTTCAACCGCCACCTGGCTGAGTTTCTAGACCGTAAAGTCCCTGCAAACGCCAACCCCGTCAATGGAGTCTTCTCGTTCGATGTCATCATGGATCGCCAAACCAATCTCCTCAGCCGAGTATACAGACCGGCTTTTGCTGGTGACCCACCAAGTTTTACTGACCTTCAGAAGCCTGTTGATGGTGAAGTAGTGCCAGTCATTGTCTTCTTCCACGGCGGAAGCTTTGTGCACTCTTCAGCAAACAGTGCTATCTATGACACTCTTTGCCGCAGGCTTGTTGGTCTGTGCGGTTCCGTTGTTGTCTCTGTGAACTATCGACGCGCGCCGGAGAATCGTTACCCTTGCGCTTATGATGATGGCTGGACTGCTCTGAAATGGGTCAACTCTAGACCCTGGCTTCAAAGCAAGAAAGACTCGAAGGTTCATATCTTCTTGGCGGGTGATAGCTCTGGAGGGAACATAGCGCATAACGTCGCGGTGAGAGCGGTTGAGTCAGGGATTGGTGTGTTGGGGAACATTCTGCTTAACCCTATGTTTGGAGGGACGGAGAGAACTGAATCCGAGACGCGTTTGGATGGGAAGTACTTTGTGACGGTGAGAGACCGTGATTGGTATTGGAGAGCGTTTCTCCCCGAGGGAGAGGACAGAGAGCATCCAGCGTGTAGCCCGTTTGGTCCGAAAAGCAAGAGTTTAGAAGGTTTGAGTTTCCCCAAGAGTTTAGTCGTTGTGGCGGGTTTGGACTTGATTCAAGATTGGCAGCTGAAGTACGCGGAAGGGCTGAAGAGAGCAGGTCAAGAGGTGAAGCTTCTTTACTTGGATCAAGCCACCATTGGGTTCTACTTGTTGCCTAATAACAATCACTTCCATACCGTTATGGAGGAGATAGCTGCGTTTGTCAACGCAGAATGCCAATGA
- the LOC106301463 gene encoding hyaluronan mediated motility receptor produces the protein MAKKKASSRNSNGASNEQQQSQSHAASYQKPAAELSRQFSMEDHDSSEEKFQNLKSLNAILLKQAVEKRQQIETLSHAKESLEAELTRSGAERTRLREELIGSGDESFVVRLEMDLFVGIVESRLREMCGLVDGLVREKSDRECEVRVLRREVGELARVCDERDLIKSEEVIRLKESVVRLEMKETFLGEEVGSLKSENGRMVKEREKREELIERVNKERKVLEKTLEEKVREIDELKREMKGLSMEKKEVEMVKRDQEEMILKLEKKVENLTREEKCLRDQVIGLEKDLDEVKEEAKAREESIIALAKEKAIKVSEVEGLLADNVSIKKQMEKALAQSSEKEKLAGQYALEKVDLLEHISKQEAEFDEMSKLADEQKHVVVQLRNDYNDQIKTSEKLSCDVSQLKDALALVEVERDNAGKALDEEKKSRVALKEKVAELEKTIQASGKELEKIKAERGRLIKEKKELENRSETLRKEKGILRKDLVELKKAMGVLKAELESAGTNAKRGLTMLKTVSSLVCGQENKKGEQKRGEKGVDSYSVEVEAIKKAFKSKESLVEEMKKEIETMKHSVKDAHDKKSFWTLVSSITTLFMAASVAYAAAIK, from the coding sequence ATGGCGAAGAAGAAGGCGTCGTCTCGCAACTCCAACGGAGCTTCCAACGAGCAGCAGCAGTCGCAGAGCCATGCGGCTTCTTACCAGAAGCCCGCCGCGGAGCTCAGCCGCCAGTTCTCGATGGAGGACCACGACTCGTCGGAGGAGAAGTTCCAGAACCTGAAGTCGCTCAACGCGATTCTCCTCAAGCAGGCCGTGGAGAAGAGGCAGCAGATCGAGACTCTCTCCCACGCGAAGGAATCGCTGGAGGCCGAGTTGACTCGCTCCGGCGCGGAGAGGACTCGGCTGAGGGAGGAGCTGATCGGCTCCGGGGACGAGAGTTTCGTGGTGAGGCTGGAGATGGATCTGTTTGTTGGGATTGTGGAGAGTCGGTTAAGGGAGATGTGTGGTTTAGTGGATGGGTTGGTTAGGGAGAAGAGTGATAGGGAGTGTGAGGTTAGGGTTTTGAGAAGAGAGGTGGGTGAGTTAGCTAGGGTTTGTGATGAGAGGGATTTGATTAAGAGTGAGGAGGTGATTAGGTTGAAGGAGAGTGTTGTTAGGCTTGAGATGAAAGAAACGTTTTTGGGAGAGGAAGTTGGTAGCTTGAAGTCTGAGAACGGGAGAATGGTTAAGGAGAGGGAGAAGAGAGAGGAGTTGATTGAAAGGGTTAATAAGGAGAGGAAGGTGTTGGAGAAGACTCTAGAGGAGAAGGTTAGGGAGATTGATGAGCTGAAGAGAGAAATGAAAGGGCTTTCGATGGAGAAGAAGGAGGTGGAGATGGTTAAACGTGATCAGGAGGAAATGATCCTGAAGTTAGAGAAAAAGGTTGAGAATTTGACAAGGGAAGAGAAATGTTTACGTGATCAGGTTATTGGGTTGGAGAAGGATCTTGATGAGGTTAAGGAGGAAGCAAAAGCAAGGGAGGAGAGCATCATTGCACTGGCGAAAGAGAAAGCTATCAAGGTTTCTGAGGTTGAGGGTTTGCTGGCGGATAACGTTTCAATCAAGAAACAGATGGAGAAGGCTCTGGCGCAATCCTCTGAGAAGGAGAAACTTGCCGGACAATATGCTCTCGAGAAGGTTGATCTTTTGGAGCATATTAGTAAGCAGGAAGCTGAGTTTGATGAGATGAGTAAACTAGCGGATGAGCAAAAGCACGTTGTGGTGCAGCTGCGGAATGATTATAATGATCAAATCAAGACTAGCGAGAAGCTCAGCTGCGACGTTAGCCAGCTTAAGGATGCTCTGGCCTTGGTTGAGGTCGAGAGAGACAACGCCGGGAAGGCTCTTGATGAGGAGAAGAAGAGTCGGGTGGCTCTTAAGGAAAAGGTTGCAGAGCTTGAGAAAACGATTCAAGCTTCCGGTAAAGAGCTTGAGAAGATCAAGGCTGAGCGAGGGAGATTGATTAAAGAGAAGAAGGAACTGGAGAATCGTTCTGAGACGTTGAGAAAGGAAAAGGGTATCCTCCGGAAGGATCTTGTGGAGCTCAAGAAAGCTATGGGTGTGTTGAAAGCAGAACTGGAATCTGCTGGAACCAATGCGAAACGTGGTCTAACAATGCTAAAGACCGTGTCCTCTCTAGTGTGTGGACAAGAGAACAAAAAAGGCGAGCAGAAGCGAGGAGAGAAGGGAGTGGATTCGTACTCGGTGGAGGTAGAAGCGATCAAGAAAGCTTTCAAAAGCAAAGAAAGCTTGGTTGAGGAGATGAAGAAGGAGATAGAGACGATGAAGCATTCGGTCAAAGATGCACATGACAAGAAGAGCTTCTGGACACTTGTGTCATCTATTACTACTCTCTTCATGGCTGCTTCGGTTGCCTATGCAGCTGCGATTAAGTGA
- the LOC106303185 gene encoding uncharacterized protein LOC106303185, whose protein sequence is MVKYMVEIDWCLVQSKQTSLVQMETKKPILQRKNTPDLMMANGDSRVSTTEDQDENMTEVGEKSNPPGEPPDKWISGTSKAASTEGVEGMEANGVSMVPNSEDHDASMTDVGERTNRPGEPLDKGISWASKAASTVGGGMPVPEVLIEDSFVSNRLHVEFPNGEDGEPSITIENEVLEAMNGLWKKCMIVRVLGRNVAISAVNRKLRELWNPKGRMYVMDLPRQFFMVRFEREEEYLAALTGGPWRAFGSYLMVRAWSPEFDPLKDNIATTPVWIRLTNIPVNFYHRSILMGIAKGLGKPIRVDPTTLNFERARFARICVEVNLAKPLKGTVLINGDRYFVSYEGLTEICSKCGVYGHLVHGCPRTIAERMAISMTLTEVSAQVKQTTAQVPQPQDDGFIQARGSRRGAQALPRSSTGMTGKSSKGETDRSNSEMKETKKIVLSNKYGSLDIDRKTGEVGDDVSPGEEDRESQKMNIKDNKGKGVLQEKGSIVFGGTTSVPSVSKWETKERWMGNKKMMEGARGKLKKINNIPVRGLIFGPTKGEINLSESGKRLRVENNNVGRQGGAFRDNMEKAKAVPKTPQLCDEELENPMDGSISEAEQRTAGTQTNLQEDGRVLSLA, encoded by the coding sequence ATGGTAAAGTATATGGTTGAAATTGATTGGTGTCTAGTTCAGTCTAAGCAAACTAGTCTTGTTCAAATGGAAACAAAGAAGCCAATATTGCAAAGAAAGAACACTCCAGATCTGATGATGGCGAACGGCGATTCTAGAGTCTCGACTACGGAGGATCAGGACGAGAACATGACGGAGGTGGGGGAGAAATCTAACCCACCAGGAGAGCCGCCTGATAAGTGGATCTCAGGGACTTCGAAGGCGGCAAGTACGGAAGGAGTGGAGGGCATGGAGGCGAACGGTGTTTCTATGGTTCCGAATTCGGAGGATCACGACGCGAGCATGACGGACGTGGGTGAGAGAACCAACAGACCAGGAGAACCGCTTGATAAGGGAATCTCATGGGCTTCGAAGGCAGCAAGTACGGTAGGAGGGGGTATGCCGGTTCCAGAGGTTTTGATCGAGGACTCGTTTGTGTCTAACAGACTCCACGTGGAGTTCCCGAATGGGGAGGATGGAGAACCATCAATTACGATTGAAAACGAGGTCCTCGAAGCGATGAATGGGTTGTGGAAGAAGTGTATGATTGTTAGGGTCTTGGGGAGAAACGTTGCGATCTCTGCAGTGAATAGGAAGTTACGGGAACTATGGAATCCGAAGGGGAGAATGTATGTGATGGATCTACCGAGGCAGTTCTTCATGGTTCGCTTTGAAAGGGAAGAGGAGTATCTGGCAGCATTGACAGGAGGACCATGGAGGGCCTTTGGTAGTTACCTCATGGTGCGAGCGTGGTCACCAGAGTTTGATCCATTAAAAGATAACATTGCTACAACACCGGTTTGGATCAGATTAACGAATATCCCGGTAAATTTTTACCATCGATCGATTCTTATGGGAATTGCTAAGGGTCTAGGTAAGCCAATTCGTGTGGATCCAACTACGTTGAACTTTGAAAGAGCGCGGTTCGCGAGAATTTGCGTTGAGGTTAATCTAGCAAAACCTTTGAAGGGGACCGTCCTAATAAATGGAGACAGGTACTTCGTTTCTTATGAGGGACTAACTGAGATTTGCTCCAAATGTGGGGTATATGGGCATTTAGTGCATGGATGTCCAAGAACGATTGCGGAACGAATGGCCATTTCAATGACTTTAACGGAGGTGTCAGCACAAGTTAAACAAACGACCGCCCAAGTCCCACAACCGCAGGACGATGGCTTTATTCAAGCACGAGGATCGAGAAGAGGAGCACAAGCGTTGCCTCGGTCGTCTACTGGCATGACAGGAAAAAGTTCGAAAGGAGAGACTGACAGATCCAATAGTGAGATGAAAGAAACTAAGAAGATTGTGTTATCGAACAAGTATGGAAGCCTTGATATAGACAGAAAAACGGGGGAAGTAGGAGATGATGTTAGCCCGGGTGAGGAGGATAGGGAGAGTCAGAAGATGAATATCAAGGATAATAAGGGTAAGGGAGTCTTGCAAGAGAAGGGAAGCATTGTTTTTGGCGGGACTACAAGTGTACCATCTGTTTCGAAGTGGGAGACTAAGGAGAGATGGATGGGCAATAAAAAAATGATGGAGGGAGCAAGAGGCAAGTTGAAGAAGATTAACAACATACCGGTAAGAGGTTTGATCTTTGGGCCAACGAAGGGGGAAATAAACCTATCAGAGTCGGGGAAAAGACTGAGAGTAGAAAACAACAATGTAGGGAGACAAGGTGGAGCATTCAGAGATAACATGGAGAAAGCTAAGGCTGTGCCTAAGACCCCTCAGCTGTGTGATGAGGAATTGGAAAATCCAATGGATGGTAGTATCAGCGAAGCAGAGCAGCGAACAGCTGGTACACAGACGAACCTACAGGAAGATGGGAGAGTGTTATCTCTCGCATAA